Below is a genomic region from Gemmatimonadaceae bacterium.
GCCTTCCACTGCGACTGGGTGCGCGGCGACATCGTGCCCCAGGAAGGCGAGATCGAGGCGGCCGCCTGGTTCACCCGCGAGCGTCCGCCGCCCGTGCTGCCCGGGCGCCTCAGCATTGCGCGGCGGCTGATCGACAGCGTCTGGGCAACGTAGGGCCTCTCAAAGCCGCACCGGCCCTAGCGTTTCCCGGGAGCATTCGGTCGCGGTAGTCCGCGGGCAGCACCAAGCATCCGCTGCAGCGCAGCCGACATGTGTCGCGCCTCAACGTCGCCGACGTGCGCATCGAAGACCTCACGGATGCCGGCCTCGTAGGTCGGCCACATCTTCCGGCGCTGTTCCCGTCCCGCGGGCGTGATCACCGCGTAGGCGCCGCGACGATCTTCCTCCGAGCGCTCCCGCGCGACCAGGCCCGCTTCCTCGAGGCGGTCCACCAGCCGCGTCAGGTTGCTGCGCGAGAGCACGACGTGGTCCGCCAGCTCGCTCATGCGCAGCCGCCGCTCGGGGGCCCGCTCCAGCGCCCACAGCACGTCGTACCACGCGAGCGGGGGCAGGCCCGCGCTCGCCAGCCGCGCCTCGATGCGTTCCACCAGCACCGCGTGGGCCGTCAGGAACAGCGGCCACACCGAGCCCGCCGGCGTTTCGAATGCCTTCCCCATGGTCGATCTCCTTCGCGACCGAAATGTTAGTTGCAATATCAACCAATTTCAAGGAACATGTCGTTGCAATCGCAATGATTGCGATATCAACCTACTGAAAGGAAACGCCATGAACCAGACCATCAGCCGCGAAGCGCTCGCCGCCAGCCTGCAGTCGCCGACCCCGCCGGTCGTGCTCGAAGCGCTGCCCGAGAAGTACTACGCACAGAAGCACCTGCCGGGCGCGCTGCACATGCCGCACGACCAGGTGGACGCCCTGGCTGCCGGACTCATTCCGTCCAGGTCCGCACCGGTCGTCGTCTACTGCGCCAGCGCCACCTGCCAGAACTCGCACATCG
It encodes:
- a CDS encoding rhodanese-like domain-containing protein — protein: MNQTISREALAASLQSPTPPVVLEALPEKYYAQKHLPGALHMPHDQVDALAAGLIPSRSAPVVVYCASATCQNSHIAARRLTQLGYENVRVYAGGKQDWEAAGLPFDVSVPVGA
- a CDS encoding MarR family transcriptional regulator, which encodes MGKAFETPAGSVWPLFLTAHAVLVERIEARLASAGLPPLAWYDVLWALERAPERRLRMSELADHVVLSRSNLTRLVDRLEEAGLVARERSEEDRRGAYAVITPAGREQRRKMWPTYEAGIREVFDAHVGDVEARHMSAALQRMLGAARGLPRPNAPGKR